The window CGTCCTCCTTCCAAACGTACCTGAAATGCCAATCGCATCTTTTGGGGTGCTTCATGGTGGACTAGTAGCAACCACTTTGAATCCTACCTACACTCCAGGTAATAGATCGAATGAACTACTTTTTTTATCATATCTGAAGATTAAAACACCCTGGTTTTTgagatttattcataaataagTCTGTGAGAAACTTGAGGAGAAATCCTAATTCTAAAATTGTTATGATAGGAAACATTGATAAACTTTATTAGTTCTAGTTAGttcagttagtttttttttcagaggaaATATGTCGTCAACTGCTAGATTCTGGTGCAAAAGCTCTGATAACCCTCACAGATTTTTGGCCGGCTGCAAAAAAGGCTGTGGAATTAACcaaagaaaatataccaataATTACAATCAATACAAAGGTTAGTTTTTAATTGTTATCACCATTGTTGATGTTTCCTTGTGctaaataaaatatttgctGCTTCTAGGCGGATCAAACTACTCCATCTGGTGCGATCAGTTTCGCAGAATTcacgaaagaaaaaattgaaattgaagacCGCAATCAGATTAGCAACGAAGACATAGCTTTCATGCCATATTCTAGTGGCACCACTGGACTTCCTAAAGGTGTACTTCTCAGCCATCACAACATGATGGCCAATCTTGAGCAGATAAGCTCTCCAAAATATGCGTATATAGAACAAGCTACAAGTAAGTTACAGGTAACAATAGTGAAACAACTCACAAGAACACAACAGAAACcagtatttaacaattttaaaaaGCATCTTCAAGGTATACTTCAAAGAATTGTCCAAACAataaagtaaagggtgttttttttagagctataaaactttaaatcgcaataaaacaacgatggattattcgattgacatgaattttatttatccgcaagataatcttgtggtattacattttaaatatgatttctggcgtatgaccgccacggctggctcggatgtagtccaatctagacgtccaactttcgatgactttttccaacatttgtggccgtatatcggcaataacacggcgaatgttgtcttccaaatggtcaagggtttgtggcttatccgcatagaccaatgactttacatagccccacagaaagtagtctagtggtgttaaatcacaagatcttggagaccaattcacaggtccaaaacgtgaaattaggcggtcaccaaacgtgtctttcaataaatcgattgtagcacgagctgtgtgacatgttggaaccacagctcctggacatcatggttgttcaattcaggaatgaaaaagttagtaatcatggctctataccgatcaccattgactgtaacgttctggccatcatcgtttttgaagaagtacggaccaatgattccaccagcccataaagcgcaccaaacagtcagtttttctggatgtaacggtgtttcgacatacacttgaggattagcttcactccaaatgcggcagttttgtttgttgacgtagccattcaaccagaagtgcgcttcatcataaaatggacatagtgcgcgatacgtattccgcacagaaccattattttcgaaataaaattgcactatttgcaagcgttgtttaggcgtgagtctattcatgatgaattgccaaactaaaatgagaataaatcacttaacagctgttaaatcagttgccatcttgaacagtaatgccaacttaaagttatatacctcgaaaaaaaaacacacccgttataaagacataaaatagaatattttgtTTCTTTGTTTTGTTGTTGCAGTTTTGAATTTCAATCtcttcaatttgatttttttagagGACCACCAAGACGTCGTTCCAATAGTTCTACCTCAGTTCCACATATACGGCCTTCTAGTCACCATGTTACAAAGTACTGCACGAGCTTGCAAGCACATTTGTATGCCAAAATTCGATCCAGCCTTGTACATAAAAGTTTTAGCCACTTACAAACCTCACGCCCTCTTCGTTGCACCTCCACTGGGTAAGTTGAAAATATCCACACCGTATTTCTTCGTAAActgcaacttttttttttattgcagtgaTATTCATGTCGACGCAAGACGCTGTCAAAGCAGAGTATTTATCTAGGGTTAGGAGCATTGTGAGTGGGGCCGCACCTTTAGGGGCCAGTGACGAGGAGAAGTTCAAGAGGAAAGCAAACGTGTTTGTAGGACAAGGTACATTCTGATGGAATTTAGCGCGTTGATTTGTTTAATGTATACAAATCGAATCGAAAGTGCCACTTGATTTTTGATCCAACATTATCGCTTCATCAAAGCTAAAGGACGCACACATGGCGATACttatttctgcagaaattaAAGACGGATATCGACAtgaacttctttttttttaggttATGGCATGACAGAAGCATCCCCTGTGATAACGATGACGGCGATCAGAGGCACCAGCACGCCTGGTTCAACGGGACCTCCAATTCCTTCCACTGACATCAAAATCAGCAAGTTGGACGATCCTCTAGGTTTAGCCTTGGGGAGAAACCAAACCGGTGAGATCCTCGTGAGAGGGCCTCAAGTTATGAAGGGTTACCATCAAAGAGAAGATGCAACTGCAGAAACCTTGTTGGAAGGTGGTTGGTTGAGAACTGGCGATATAGGATTTGTCGACGACAATGACTGTATAACCATCACTGACAGGTTGAAAGAATTGATCAAGGTGAAAGGTTATCAAGTACCACCCGCAGAACTTGAAGAGATCATAAGACAACATCCAGATGTTGTTGAAGTTGGTGTTATAGGTATTCCGGATGAGAGAGCTGGGCAACTGCCTAGAGCCTATGTTGTCTTGAAGCCTGGCACACAGCTTGACGAGAAGAACATTCAAGAGTTCGTCAAGAGCAAAGTGTCGACTTACAAGGAATTGAAAGGAGGTGTTGCTGCTGTTGAAAGTTTACCGATGAATGCATCTGGTAAGATTTTGAGGAGGCAGTTGAGAGAAATGTATGAGAAGAATGGAAAATGAAGAgtttaaatgaatttcacatgtCACAATTACGTTTTGAGAAACACAAATTTGCCATCTTTTTCGTTGATGTTGTTctctatattttaatataatgtaGATTGGGTGGTGATGATGTACATAGGTTATGCCTAAAAACCTAGGATACCAACACATTTTTTGTAAAAATGATATAGGAAAAGGTTCATAGAACCCTTATTTTTAATACGAGCTTATTTTGTATAGACCGAATGCATTTATTATAGTTATACTTGTTGAGAAAAATAAAGAATGTTCATAGGAATATTTTGTTCGAAAGTTTAACTAGTtaggaaacaccttgtatatactGGTGGCAAATAATGGTAGTAGGTTACATCAAAATTTGTTCAAATCTACAAAATCACctgatttctgaatttcagtCTAGATAGGCATCATTTtagttattgagaaaaaaattgattttaacaTAACAGTTTTCATCAATCGGAAAAGTTATAGCCACATGTTCCCAAAACGTGCTGTTAATAATCTCGAGGACAGTAAGTGTAAGGAATGAAACACCTGCTGCAAAACAATATTTATTAACAATAGATAATCTCAAAAACCtattaaattataaaatttactATTGCCCGGCTTTAAAAGTTTGATGTTTCATAAGCTCTTTGAAAACTCCTTTGTCTAAATTTAGTAAGCCTTGGTAAGTACCTTTTTCCACTATCTTACCGTCTTTCAAGACAGCTATTGTGTCTGCGTTTTGTACTGTAGATAACCTATGTGCAATGGTAAGTACTGTCCTTCCTTTCATAACCCTTTCTAGTGCTTCCTGGACCAAATGCTCCGAATGGGCATCTAAGGCGCTATTAAATACATAGTAGataaaaatttaggattttAATGATTGAAATAAATGGTGCGAAATGCATGATTGCGGTTAGATGAACAAACTGACAGTTTATGGTGTTTATACAAACCACAGAACATTCTAACAGTGCAAGGTTGCAAGATATTCGACTTGACCTTACTCAGCTTGACACATTTTTTTAGAGCGTAAAATcagcaaattttttcattaaatatccATGAAAAGTATCCTACCTTGTAGCTTCGTCTAAAAGCAATATTTTGGGGTCCTTGATCAAAGCTCTAGCAATGGCTACTCTCTGTTTTTGTCCTCCGCTAAGCATAATACCTCGTTCTCCAACCAATGTATCATAACCCTGAGGTAAGTTTTGGACGAATTCGTGTACATTAGCTTCCCTAGATATCTCTAGAAGTCTTTCTTCTGTAACTTTCGAAGGATCTTCAGcgccatataaaatattatctTTTATACTGGTCGAAAATAATACTGGCTCCTAGAAAAGCAACATGGTGAAATAGTTATACTGTTGTAAAGCGTTTTCTAATAGAAAtaatacaatttaaattgttataatggcaacactgtgtattaatgtttgacatttcttatgtcaattGTGTTCAGTAGCTAATGTCATTTAATCATCATAGAAACAATTCATGGACATTCTTCAAATTCACCTGAGCTACAGTTCCAATGAATTTTTTCAGCCAAACAGGATCCAATTGTTGTATATCGTAATCGTCAAGAAAGATGGTGCCTTTAGATGGGTCGTACAACCTTAATAGCAGAGCAGCCAAAGTGCTCTTACCTGAACCACTAGGACCTACGACAGCTACCAGAGTCCCCGGAGCGATTTCTAAGCTTAGatctttgaaaatttgaatatcctCTCTGGACGGATAAGTGAAAGCCACGTTTCGGAATACTATTTTACCTTTCGGCAATTCCAATGGGGTGATACCACCTTGAAGAGAATTCTGATTCAATGATATCCAATAGAATACAAATGAAGTATTACTTACCTGTAAGTGGAATTGCAGGTTCTCGATCCATAATTTCCCATATCCTACTACCAGCTCcaattgatttattcaattctgaatAGAAACTCGACAGTCCACCAATAGAAACTCCGATATATGCTGCGTATAACAGAAATGATGATAACTGTCCCACACTTATAGTTTGCGACGATACCATAACCCCACCATAATAGAGAACGGAAATAATGATCATATTTCCAGTCAAACCTGTCTGATGATAAAATAACACTTggtattaattgaaatttgttttgccGTAAAGAAATTTTGCTAATTTTCATCTAAAGATATTTCCTCACAATACACTTAGGTACATAtttaaaatctttaatttttcaattcaatatcttttttatcGAGATGAAAACTCACCATTCCATAGAAGAGAGCTCTAGCTTTTGCTTCTTTATAGGCAATTCTCAACACATTGAGGATAGAGTGATCATAAGTTTGCATTTCTCTCGATTCATGTCCAAACATTTTCACTGTTTTAACATTTGCGATTCGTTCTTCGGCAATTTTCGTTGAATCAGCTAAAGTATCTTGCACTCTTTTTGTAATTTTCCTTACATATCTACCATAAATTACAGCCACACCTTTAATAAACAAGCCAGGATGAGGTTGAGAGGAACAAATATGCTATCATATTTACCTGCTACTGGAGGAACAATTGCTAAACCAACAAATGCTAATTCTGCTGAAGTGTAGAACTAAAAAAACTACAACTGAATCTTCTTTACTCCTTTTAAAAGGATAAAAATTCTTACCATCATAGCAGTACCAGCACACACCATAGCAACGGATCTCAACCCGTCAGAAATGTTAGAGGATAAAGCTTGTCCAACAATTTGCGTATCAGAAGATAAACGATTAACTAGTTCACCCGTTGACCTCTTGTCAAACCACCCTTGCTCTTGCCGAAGTATTGAATTGAATACATTTTTCCTTAAAGCTTGGGTCATTCTATAGCCTTTATTGGAAAGAGATAATTAGGGAGTGTTTAAATGAAAGGAAGGGtgtttttgattatttcttaCCTGATAATGACATTAAATAAACCCTTGCAAAATTACAAACAGCACCAACACCAAAAACGCAAATTAATATACCACACAATTGATTAAGTTGTAACTTAGCATCTTCTGtgtctttattagttgaataaataatatctaATACTTTTCCTATACTAAAAGGCACAGCCATTGTAACTGTACTAGAAACTAATAAAAATCCAATTGCACCTGTAAACCGACTTCATTGAAGAAATACTTTATGAATTGATTAAATCTACCGACCCATTAAATAGTATTTTTCTGGCTTCGCTAATGACAATAGCCTCTTTAGGTCGGTTTTCTTCAAGGTAACGTTATTAGATTTTTCCGCTTCAACTTCCTGTTTTCTCCTAAACCTCGTCCATATTCGCTTTTTAGGTGGTATTTCTGCCTCTTTAGGTATTTCGACTGCCACATAATTCTTCTTTTGGCTCACTCTAGTTTGCATGAAGAAATTCCTTTTGGTTTGCCTTATTATTCCAAAAGTCGAATTTTGAAAGTATTTAAGATGGGAATTTGATTTGAGGTAAAACCTCGTCACCACTAAAGAATAAACactcattttaaatattatcaatttgttAAAATGAACGAAAAAGCAAACTAAATTATTCTTATTTTCAAAATAGGGGCCCTCATTTGCTAGGAAGGTACCTTGTGTAACATTTCGATCAAATtgattgaattattcatttgtATTGTTCTAAATATCTTATCATCCTCTTGTTGACAAGTTTCAATGCGGCTTATGTCAACCACTAATCTGTAATCTGTCAAGATAGTTTGAGGTTAATTCTAACAAATCATAGATTAACGAAGATAATGCCAATGGGTTTTTTTGGTAATCTGCGATACCTAGATTCGAATTAAATCTGCAGAAATGAAGCGTTTTCAGTTCTTTGAATACTTACATTCAATTTatggaaatatgaaaatatttcctaTTCAGAATTCAATGATTTCAGTGATCTTCCACTCAATTTGTACGAAATGTAATTTTTGAAGATATTTACCTGTTATAATccttttttccgatattctttgGATAATCTCTGGCAAAAAGATGAAGGATTTCAaactgataaaaaaattatggtgCAGTAAGGGAATATTACGTTTTTCTAAGTGGAGTTCTGGCAAAGTTTCATGATTGAAGATTAGATGGCGACTTTAACAATACTGTTAAAGCAATATATACATATTGCTAAGCGTCCTTTCAGCAGTATCATTTTTCCAGGCATATATAATTAATTCCAGGTAGTGTTGACCTTCTGATAATACGTATCAAGGTTTGATGACATGAGATATCGAATGGATAGTCAATTTAAAAACATGATAAGCTAGATAAGTCTGTTATTCCTAGAATGATTACAAAgttttatttttggaaataataaaacaaaaactgcCGTTTGATGAGGAGTTGATGACCTAATATGTGTTTTCTCTTATAGAGCATTGAAAACCGCCATAAAATCACTTAGATTTACCGTAAATTTAACACTTTCAAGCTTCGTTCAAAATTTCgagtcatcagaaccatagaaaattcgaacaGCAAGAATCGAAAAGACTTTGATGGTAACGTCAGAATTCCTCATCTAGATGATTTAACAATCGGAAGTAATCAATTATATGACATaccaattaataataaataacatctcaaataaaatataaaaaatcctGTGAACTCTATTGGCCACTTAGCGGCCTCCTATCCAGATAGTAATCCCTCTCGAAGCTGCATGACTTCTAGAGGTCATAGCTTTATTCAGCATGTAAATCTAATGATCACCTATCCAGACGTAGTTCCCGTCCAAAGCTTCTTAATTTTAGATTATAAGGACGAGTATTTTTCGAATCATAAAATGAAGGAGGAAAATTccatatacactgcgcaaaaaaattaacgcacattatggaaatcccaaatttattctacaactgaaggtgttctcaatgataattatttttatcagaattatgcatgcatatgttatccactttcaacgtttttcttcaatacagatgttttttcccagcaggaataaaaaaagatgagattatcagattttgaatgtattggctcaattctgaaatcagttgttctcgatcaattctagtgatcaatagtttttctttcgtttgattttctacactcgatcgctatggaacgcgaaacacgcaatttgacccaagaggaatgtgctcAAGCGGTAGTTTTGTGAGAAGAAGGGtgaacatacacaagaattgcagtaAGGTTAAGTTTCCCATACAAATGAGtgcagaatgttgcagcgattcagggagacaggtatgaatgtctgaagaccaggacagtgtagaccacgggtaacaactgccattcaagaacgttacttgagagtttcttcgttgagacaacggtttgcaaccgctcgcctccttcagcttgagcaaactcatggggtgcaaattagcactcagacaatatgatttaaggcctcgtgtcgcggcaagaggcccagctcttaccccagcccatcgaagggcgcatTTGGATTTtacgagagagcatatccat is drawn from Harmonia axyridis chromosome 7, icHarAxyr1.1, whole genome shotgun sequence and contains these coding sequences:
- the LOC123683846 gene encoding 4-coumarate--CoA ligase 3-like translates to MAVRSVLRPIFSLSRRLRPLSTSSVRFGGTSTEDPNILKSPYGCIEVPEINITDYLFEKTAKWGDLISTECPLTGRKYTYDDIQRGSRNLAGALRKKLKLNRKDVVAVLLPNVPEMPIASFGVLHGGLVATTLNPTYTPEEICRQLLDSGAKALITLTDFWPAAKKAVELTKENIPIITINTKADQTTPSGAISFAEFTKEKIEIEDRNQISNEDIAFMPYSSGTTGLPKGVLLSHHNMMANLEQISSPKYAYIEQATKDHQDVVPIVLPQFHIYGLLVTMLQSTARACKHICMPKFDPALYIKVLATYKPHALFVAPPLVIFMSTQDAVKAEYLSRVRSIVSGAAPLGASDEEKFKRKANVFVGQGYGMTEASPVITMTAIRGTSTPGSTGPPIPSTDIKISKLDDPLGLALGRNQTGEILVRGPQVMKGYHQREDATAETLLEGGWLRTGDIGFVDDNDCITITDRLKELIKVKGYQVPPAELEEIIRQHPDVVEVGVIGIPDERAGQLPRAYVVLKPGTQLDEKNIQEFVKSKVSTYKELKGGVAAVESLPMNASGKILRRQLREMYEKNGK
- the LOC123683847 gene encoding ATP-binding cassette sub-family B member 10, mitochondrial; amino-acid sequence: MQTRVSQKKNYVAVEIPKEAEIPPKKRIWTRFRRKQEVEAEKSNNVTLKKTDLKRLLSLAKPEKYYLMGAIGFLLVSSTVTMAVPFSIGKVLDIIYSTNKDTEDAKLQLNQLCGILICVFGVGAVCNFARVYLMSLSGYRMTQALRKNVFNSILRQEQGWFDKRSTGELVNRLSSDTQIVGQALSSNISDGLRSVAMVCAGTAMMFYTSAELAFVGLAIVPPVAGVAVIYGRYVRKITKRVQDTLADSTKIAEERIANVKTVKMFGHESREMQTYDHSILNVLRIAYKEAKARALFYGMTGLTGNMIIISVLYYGGVMVSSQTISVGQLSSFLLYAAYIGVSIGGLSSFYSELNKSIGAGSRIWEIMDREPAIPLTGGITPLELPKGKIVFRNVAFTYPSREDIQIFKDLSLEIAPGTLVAVVGPSGSGKSTLAALLLRLYDPSKGTIFLDDYDIQQLDPVWLKKFIGTVAQEPVLFSTSIKDNILYGAEDPSKVTEERLLEISREANVHEFVQNLPQGYDTLVGERGIMLSGGQKQRVAIARALIKDPKILLLDEATSALDAHSEHLVQEALERVMKGRTVLTIAHRLSTVQNADTIAVLKDGKIVEKGTYQGLLNLDKGVFKELMKHQTFKAGQ